The following is a genomic window from Bombina bombina isolate aBomBom1 chromosome 3, aBomBom1.pri, whole genome shotgun sequence.
ACATATTTAAAAAACTGGGAATGGATGATGCAtatagagagtttccacagcaacAGGAGGAGGAATCAAAAAATGTCCACAATGTAAATGAACCATCGGACACACACCAAGAGGACACAAATATTGTAAGGACATTTGCAGTGACACCAGGGAGTGAATCTAAAGATCAAACTAAGGTGGAATGTACAGGTTTCCGAAAGGACACAACAAAGTTGGAAGAAGCTCACAAGGTTGATAATAAAACTGaagaaaaaaagctacattttcctCACAGAGTCTCTTGGATTGAAGCTGAACATGTAGCAGAAGTGTCCTTAAAAAAATCAAACTCTGAAACTTCTCTCATCTCCTCTGATAGCTTCCTACTTCCTCCCTTATCTGAGCTGGACTCTGCCTCTATAAGTAGTGTTGAGGATGAAAAAGATTGCCACTCTTCACCCCGCAGGAGAAAGCACCCTCATGGGCTTGGAGACATTGTCAGACACAGTTTTCTGGCTGTCAGCACAGTTCTAACAGGTTTTGTATCCCCTGAGAAACATCTTGGGAACAGGATCCAACAAATTGCAGAAGACCCATCCTCTTATCTTGGATGCAAAGTTCAGACTTTTATTGGGCAGTTCAAAGAGTTTAGTCAACACCAGTCTAGCACCGAGATGCTGCAGGAAATACGTCAAGAGCTCACAGACCTCAAGAACAACCTGCTTGAGAGCAATGATATATGGGAAATTGTGGAGCATCATGGGATAGAGGATTCCAAAATAGGTATTAAAAATAGAACCTGACCATAAATCTAACAATGTGCAGGATATGTACCCCATCCTTAATCCTAATAGTAAACTTTATTGTAAGTTATTTAAAGAAGTACTATTGGGGAATGGTTGCATATTGTAATACAAAATAATTTCTATAGGAAATACGCTTCTCACCAatacacaatgggccagattatgagtggagcgctaaaagTTACACgcgagcgataagaggtttatcgtgggtgtttgatcgtgtcgtattacaagttgaaagtaatcaggATCAGTtaagtgcaatcacaatttacgctagaatgaataCCGGGTccgcagagctctggttaactgttttgcaaaacaaaaaagtgtcacaaaacacaacaaaatacattacatagtacagttacactcataataacacaatctagtacaagttatttaaacaaaaaatattgcacacaaaagttataaagactcaaagatatgatgtcttagGTCCTAGAaagaaaaaggactgcaaagggctttataattgagatacatacatatacatatttaaatatgtttttatgtatttaaatgtgtttatatgtatttacagacatatatacacatataaacacataaatacatatgtatacacacacacacatatatatatatatatatatatatatatatatatatatatatatatatatatatatatatatatatatatatgtgcattggagccttttgcagtaaaaagatgaaaacatgtaaaagcatatttatgcagtattcatatttaataaagtgttatactgtgtatttactgtaaatatttcacattccaatgttcttcacataggaattctaagtatgtttaaatagatattcctatatatgtctgtatatctatacctgtaaaaaatcatgtatgtatatatatataggtatagatatatattgtaccaaaataccatcagatacagtatatgtagaaatatgtattaatggacaatagaaaatattcttgtatgtgaagaacattggaatgtaaaatattcatattttcatttctggTTAGcttacttgagaatatgcgatcgtgtttgtggGAGAGTaggttgtttttttcaacttttttgcttcattgacttctatggaggaatacatgaACACGCGcacaaaaatatattcatatagatatataggtatatattttacattaacatcatcagatatataaagaaacatatattttaaaataaaaagaacattttcttctatgtgaagaacattggaatgtaaaatatgtgtaatgggcTTCGGGTATCACACTGTAGGTCTAACGCTGTGTCGGGTTTGCAgatatgaagaattagttatcttaaggagcattatggaaatattaaatataaaatattgaaaacataatgagaattataaaaaaatattacagttactgtaatatatatattctaatgattttttttagaatttttaagaacatctataataattatttacataaattattaatatttttcaatatttatatttaataaatacatagcacaccttaatataactcatggcggcttagtgcacatgaagaattagtttacTCCTTTATTTTGTATGTGCAcaaaacctgacaggagtacactaattggaatgtgaaatttatatattaaagagacatgaaacccaaaaacacattattaaatataaaaatgttataaaatgctTTTTGCAGTTTTagggtatttgagtggaaagtgcTGCAAattatgtgtgcatatacagtatatatatatagatgcagagGAAGGTACACTCTCACAAACTGGTTCCAAATGCCAGGATGCTGAATGTAGGTTAGAATATagtagatagaagacagcactcattggtcttaaataatgcaaaaaatgcttttaatttaGTCATGTTTCGGGGGAACGCTTTAAATTAGGTGACGTGTTTGGGAACACTCCCCTTATCAGATTGATGAAGGGGAGTGTTCCCAAAAAACGTCACCTActtaaaagcatttttttgcattatttaagaccagtgagtgctgtcttctatctactatatacatatgtacatatacacatgtgtatatatatatgtatgtatatgaatatatgatcACAGAAATACACAggtaaatacacatattatacacgtatatatatatatatatatatgtatccattataggcctttccattcaaacaccttgtgaaATACCATAtagctttgaacccttataaaaataaatgttttattaacatttatatcaataatttttattagatagtgtatgtagttatgttgtgtttggtacacattttttttaagatCTTAAGTCGCGCTAACCAGATGAGTGTAGCTTTAGTTTGCGCTTGAGCGGTCGCATTTTATCTCTAATTGTAATACTGTGTTAAAGTTAGCGTGGTCATGATATTGTTATCGCAACTCACACTAACAATAGAGCACCattgcaatctagccctatatatttatttaacttggACTAGGAAGTGGTCATATGAGGTAACAGGAGAGACTCCAAGCAGTGGCTTAATGAAGTAATAGGAAATGTAAGAGCAATGACTTTTTGTTGAAACTGGTAGTTTAAGGACAGGGGGAAGAGGAACAGAATTCACGATTCAGaccgaacatacaattttaaaaaaactttccaattaacttctgttttcaaatttgctttattctcttggtatcctatgttgaagaagcagcaatgcactacttagagctagtTAAGCACATAGggagagccaattacaagaggcatatatttgcagctgccaatcagcccacctagagaacaatgcaaattagataatagatgtaaattatccATTTAATGTCAGGGGAAATCCATACATCCAgtggtcaagtccagtgggaacgcatgggagcGGAATTCCTGCACTATTCTTGCAGGAGAAacttggtgggaggagctggagcacagtcagGTTAGAGAGATAGTCAGATCCTCTTGTAATGGGTAGTAACACTTccaacaatacactaaatgcaagcttgtCAGCGTTCTTGCTGTGTAATCACCCCGCACTGTGTAGaatacatggtgcttacatttctgtgtggcttgctctggtgttatttaactcccctcagcagaaatacgaCTATTGCAACTTAAGTGAGTGAGaccctgtgacagaggaggagtctggagatgctgtcagacacagaggtcTCAGCTTGCCCCAGAAAGTAAGGAGAGGgcaggaaggagggtgtgaggaactgaagctaagttGGCTATGCAGCATGTGAGTTAAAAgaaaagtatggacaccctggatcttgacattaaacaggcGTTCGTGTGTTTCTAGTTTAGTTactttaaagttgtttttaaaaaagttcagtgtttcaccaaagaaaaaaatgtgctcaTTAAGCAAGaaagagtcatgtccttccagcttcctgctttctctctgattggaattaCTTTTAGTTCTTCCAAAGATAGCTGGGATGAGGtatgcaagggaaatacatgtataaacacaaaggaaaatagtccttgcaattagaGGTGTTCGTGAAACATCTtgaagtaggataagcccaattactttattttatacaccaatagtatgtgcagtctgtttatctaagtTGGTGTCtgaatgtctatcaatttatgtctatgcaagataatgtatttactGCAGATTAAACcgtaccagtttcatcccaaagtgaaAGGTGACCTGTtgttgctttcaatgttactgtgccctcatgcctcctgcttcttCTCCCAGTGTTGCTTGCCTCACATTTACTTGATATGCGTGTTAATGTTAAAATAAAACGGCACTTAGACACCTTGTAACCATAATTTTAATTTGCATCCCATTACCATTGTTTTTTTTACtacagagtgagtgcacacacaaaccttatcaagatcatgatataacATTTACATAGCCttaaaataaaaagatagaagcaGCGCTATAGAAGCACGGATATAAGTAAAATATATGGGACATATCAAACCTTAAATTAATAGATACATGTAACAGTTGATCCTTAACACTTAATTGAATCAATGTAATGGAAGGAaatgttaaaagtattttatttactgATAAAACAACAAGCATACTGCTACCACTCTAATCCACTTGGACGTCTCCCTTGAAAACCACTATTTTAAAAGGTAATGTGCATTAAAAAAGGAAATAGTGTCCAAGTTCCAAATAAATGAAGTAAAAAATAAGTCATGTACCTAAAAGTGCAGGTGCAATCCTTCAAAAGTGCGGCTGAGATAATAGTTAGTTGAAGTAGTTTACCTTAGTTCCACCAGATCACCTATAAGTGTTTAATCCCCTTGGCGAGTTATTCGTGTTTTGGAGGATTAATCTCATTCAATGCTGACTCCTTGGTGCCTGGATATCCCTTGTGTAGGATTTCCCACAGCGAGTATCCCCACATCTGGAGGGATTGTGTGTTTCCAACAGTTCCGAGCGGAGAGTGATGCACGTGACTAGTCAGAACATCATGTGAGGTCACAGGTCAAATACTCGCAAAGGAGTGCAACAATTTTGTGCTGTAGATGTCAAATCTAAACTTGTAGACTTTAAAATACAAGTATGGTAACTTGTAATCTTGCAGATCTTCCAATAGCTTACAGGCCAATCCCAAATATCAGTATGAGAACAATACCTCCCTCTGTTCACAGTATGAACTCCTTAGGGTAGGTTGAAGTTGATAATAGGTTGGCAAAAACAGCAAAAGTGACAACTGtcctgatcacacagcaggaccgctgataagctagcatttagtgtattgtagaaagtgttactgtccattactagaggatctcactatctctctaaccAGACTATGGTCCAGCTACTCCCACCATCAGGAGCAGTGTTTTCTGAAGCATTTCTATTCTCTTTGCAGGggaaacttagttccacctgcaaaaatagcgcAGGAACTCGattcccatgtgttcccgctggacttgacccctgtagcTATTAACAACTTCACATGCAAAATTGCTgaaaacatacagatataaatatatataaggtaTAATGATAATCAACTGTAATTCCTACCAGTTGTAACTGGTGAATTTTTAAGTTGGTTAGGTAGAACACTACATCTATTCATGgccatttttattttactgtgttttactgtgtttcttCTACCGCTCATTACACACCCTAACCCAtttggtaatataaatataatattcacagCAGATGTCACTTCACAAGAAAATACATTAGTAGTTATTCACCATAAACTCACAGAGTAATCTCTTTGCTGTTCAACTCTTTCTATCTCTGCTGTTCAGTCCTGTCTCTGCTTTTCAATTCTTTCACCAATGTTCAACTGCTTGCTGATGttaaattgctctctctctctctgcagatcaGCTCGATCTCTACTGCTCAACACTCTCTTTACTCACAATCCACCCGCCCCCACTCCCAATAACCAAAATGTAGTGCAGACTTCTCTCGCCTTCTTTTACTCGTATCCACCACCGCAGCATGCTGGGAACTGTAGTTTCCTGGCTGCAAAGCTGCTAACAGCTTCAGATATTGTATATTGTAGTGCTGCTAGCCGatggacataaaaataataccagTGCCAGCATAATGCATGTATAATACAAATGAAATAAGTAAACAGTCATGATTAAAAAAGTGTCAAAATTATGGGACAGAGAGTTAAAAAATGGGATACTCTTGTTAAAAAAGGGACAATCCCATTAAAAACGGGACATCTGGTCACcctagtacaaatatatatatatatatatatatatatatatatatatagtccaatttcaagtgcactcactgttacaaaCTGACAACAGCCAGGGTGCTGCGTGTACTGAATACATCAATAACATTTATCCTTTTAggaataaaacgctgcactcaccggtcttcatgAAAATATTCAATTTAATCTCATCAATTTAGCATCTCAAAAGTACAAATATTTGTACTTTTAAAATGCTAATTTGATGAGATTAAATTGAATATTcatgaagaccggtgagtgcagcgttttattccTAAAAGGATAaatgttattgctatatatatatatatgatacaattcTCTGGAGTTGAGTTTCATTGGTAAGAAAATTTGTGAATTCATCATTTTAAGGTACAGTAAACActgtgagattgcaatataaaataattatgaatAGTAAAAAATATTGGAAtagactttatttattttattcccttttcctgtgatttaagtctgaaaatttggATTTTCCAGTTATGAAAACCAAAAGAGCACATTATGGCAGGtgtcacaagcctaaccttgccacatcTCTTCCTAATTTCCAGTTTCctaatttctgctgaagccaacCAATGGAGATGTTGTTAACACAATGGCAGTGGCAAGCCCTTTCTTCTCCAGGCTcatgtctggattggctcctccaaataagtaaaGTGGTGAGcagagtttgaccattgaaaatacAGTGGCAGCAAACAAGGTATTAACCTATTCTAATAATGtgcagactctgctgatatgttaatttatttgaagactgcagaaaaatgttgtaattacaaggtgatcACTATGCCTTTAACCGCTGTGGTGTTTGCAGCAttgttataatgtagctagcagTCTGCTTTACAGCAGTATCAAATGATCAAGGTGCAAGAGTGCTGTTGCTGAGTAAGGGTCTGCTAGGGAATAATTAGTTGTACGGAATGATAGTAATGCAGACTTTGATGGCAGACAAGACCACAAGGCCTATCTAGTCTGTCCATATTATCTGCAAAATATAGGCTTCATTTTTTCACAGGACCGACTTACACAATTACCAGGCATTActgatttattttatgtaatttgtcaCTTCCACTTTCGCTGGAGGTTTATTCCACATATTAATAATTATTTTGAGGAAGAAAGTCACTTGTCTAAATTACTTATGAATGTGCACCCTCTAACTTTATAGCATTACATCTTATTCTAACGTTCCTCTATTTGCCATGTATAGCTATActaaattacttaaagggccagAGTACTGTAAGATTTTCAAGCATTTAAAGGGACTTTCAGAcaaaatttgaatccacatggatgcatttcagttttgaatagaataatttttgtaacatacatgtattagcataaatgcttctaataacagatatagctgtttcaaaagtgtatttaaagggacagtctgctccaacatttttattgtttaaaaagataatctctttattatccagccaacatggttatattaatatacttttaacctctgtgcttactttgtatctaaacctcctttaaagctccctgatcacatggctattaatttattatctattgacttgcattttagccaattagtgaagtgTCTTGCACAACTCcaagggagagagcacaatgttatctatgttgcCTACATGAacaagcagtctcttgttgtgaaaagctaatacaaatgcATGTGATaggagactgtctgtagtggcttagaaacaggcagaaatgtagaggtttaaatgttatattaatataataatgttggttgcgcaaagctggggaatgggtagtaaaggtgttagctatctttttaattttactgttaaagggacataatactcatatgctaaatcacttgaaactgatgcagtataactgtagaaagctgacgggaaaatatcacctgagcatctctatgtaaaaaaggaagatattttacctcacaatttcctcagctcagcagagtaagttctgtgtaaaaagttatactcagctgctcccagctgcaggtaaaaaaatttaaaaaaatgaagaaataaacagcagccaatcagcatcagcagtgctgaggtcatgaacttttactgtgatctcatgagatttgacttaactctcatgagatttcatagtaagcttcctttacctgattggtgaaataatatgagagtgcacgatgctagtcccttcagatgtcccaggacagacacactaaaatgctgcttagaaatcctttacaatgggaggtggctactgaggaacttttgaggtaaaatatctttctttttacatagagatgttcaggtgatattttctaatcagctttttacagctatactgcatcactttcaagtgtttaaacatttgggtattatggccctttaactgtatgcaccgtgcaccagcattttaaacataacacttgctcagaaagcctaaagtgcttgtaccatctggaaattactcttgtttattgctgacatgatacaagccccactggctctctgagtagctgcagtatttaaaatgcttgtgcactgagaatatctagctatgcttcacattcacatgcagagaaaaatgttaacattaaaacagtgataacctttactagaagcatttttgctaatatacagTATGTTTCTAATtagagatgtaattcatctatgtgcatttaaattttgactggaatatcactttaatgtgttccaaatgatccattCAACCTGCTGGAATGCATtgcatttaattgtttacaaatagctcctttacacttttttgtcatttgaaatagcggcATTTGCTTGTTGAAACTTTCAATACTGTAGTggtggttatagaaaagctatgtaaacatgtcCAGACTCCAGCATTAGAAATCACACTCCCAGTAGGAGTGGGAAAAAATAAGTTCtgggaaaaaataattttttagttGTTATCTCAATGCTacgataaggaagcatttgtgtttaaatagagtgataggaTAACGAGATCTGTTCTCCCTGCAAGGTCAGTTCATTTTGTGCAATAACAGCTATTTCATAGACAAAAATAAGCTTAAAAGTTTTATTTCCCAAAAATGTAATACTCTTTaactggtataaaaagtaattggacACTAGGGTTGCTAGAtgtccttcacaaaaatactggacaacctgtaTTTTACTTGTGTGGTAGCTAAGATCAAACAACATCCCCTCTCCTTGAACCCACCATATATGTATTTCACAACTGAGCAGGAATTTTGGTCATGTGGCTACAAGCAACACACATAGCAGTATTTTAAGCCCCACCCCAAGCTGCCAGAAACACATAATACAGGTTTTTATAATGCTGGTATCCTTCACAGTGAGCctttatttatgattcagatagaacatacaatttaaagtaacttttcaatttatttctgttatcaaatttggtttgttgtcttggtatcttttgttgaaaagcatagctaggtaggctcaggagcagcaatgcactactgggagctagctgctgattggttactgcacacatatgcctcttgttattggctcacctgatatgttcagcattgctgttccttcaagaacaaaaaaaaaacaagatgaagaaaatgtaattgttttttttatactgaATGACCTTGcctatctatatttttttaatctcTGCTAATTTGATTCACCTCTTTAGAAATGTAATTGCTAAAATGCTTTAGActgttttagtttagtttatttcagacAATTAGATTAATAGATTTGTAGACTTGCTTTTTATGATGGTTACCCTTGGATAACCTCACATTTATGTACAAGGTTAGATCATTCCCACAGTGTATAAACTGTAACACATTGGGTGTTTGAGCTGGTTGGACTcgctatataatatatttagaagAGATGCGTGTTCCCAGAATGAAGATATAGCTGTGGTTTTACTGCACATACTGAGGTTTCCGCCTCATGCTGTGTTTCTGTGTTGTGTCGGTTTATTTTGGTTGCACAATTTTACAGAGCAAAATTGAATTGTGGTGAAACAGAAAACATACATTACTGGTTGTTAAAGAGATatgagtctgtttcattgttgtaatcaaAATTCACTAAGCAATGGATTATACTTAAATCATTGCAATaggtattattcatcattttaaatggattatacattttatatctttatttaaacttaatttgtgcagagTCCATTACTTCCTATCACAGCGTGACAAGGAGGCTGGGTTCTCTACATGAAGGCatttatagcttgatgtcataaaacttctagagtaa
Proteins encoded in this region:
- the LOC128653307 gene encoding uncharacterized protein LOC128653307, with translation MTVDHVSKEFALQTMKADLSPGNKLSQHFCSIQVTSENGALCIINPLFIHEHGDRWLTNISQSQTKEKRRSVPWCCQQSVKIKTMRTPLVKEDTPDKISDEAEDKEENNQDETEWHLDIFKKLGMDDAYREFPQQQEEESKNVHNVNEPSDTHQEDTNIVRTFAVTPGSESKDQTKVECTGFRKDTTKLEEAHKVDNKTEEKKLHFPHRVSWIEAEHVAEVSLKKSNSETSLISSDSFLLPPLSELDSASISSVEDEKDCHSSPRRRKHPHGLGDIVRHSFLAVSTVLTGFVSPEKHLGNRIQQIAEDPSSYLGCKVQTFIGQFKEFSQHQSSTEMLQEIRQELTDLKNNLLESNDIWEIVEHHGIEDSKIASIIETSLHKCLLKPLRGKIYSQLIDIYNRDGSLTRLLSNQKRE